In the Haloferula helveola genome, one interval contains:
- a CDS encoding DUF1080 domain-containing protein: MADGFGVKPDNPQLPGVPWVVHDGTRPQPVKVETKGAVVVPAPADAKVLFGGKETSAWNGEWKVEDGVLFASPGNLVTKDEFGPIQLHLEWRIPAGRKVDGQKGGNSGIFLMGRYEIQVLESHENKTYPDGQAGAMYGQYPPLVNASAPQGEWQSYDITFTPPVYGDDGLSEPARVTVVHNGVVVQNAQAYLGPTQHKKLASYPKTHPAKGPLRLQWHNDPIEFRNIWVRELGERDAGAE; this comes from the coding sequence ATGGCCGACGGGTTCGGCGTCAAGCCGGACAATCCCCAACTCCCGGGGGTGCCATGGGTGGTGCACGACGGCACCCGGCCGCAGCCGGTCAAGGTCGAGACCAAGGGAGCGGTGGTGGTTCCCGCTCCGGCGGACGCTAAGGTGCTCTTTGGCGGCAAAGAGACGTCGGCTTGGAACGGAGAGTGGAAGGTCGAGGACGGCGTGCTGTTCGCCTCTCCGGGGAACCTCGTGACCAAAGACGAGTTCGGTCCGATCCAGTTGCATCTCGAGTGGAGAATCCCCGCCGGACGCAAGGTCGATGGCCAGAAGGGCGGGAATAGCGGCATTTTCCTCATGGGGCGTTACGAGATCCAGGTGCTCGAGAGTCACGAGAACAAGACCTATCCTGATGGTCAGGCGGGAGCGATGTACGGCCAGTATCCGCCGCTGGTAAACGCCAGCGCACCGCAGGGAGAGTGGCAGAGCTACGACATCACTTTCACGCCTCCGGTTTACGGAGACGACGGCCTCAGCGAGCCTGCTCGGGTCACGGTCGTCCACAACGGTGTCGTCGTGCAGAATGCACAAGCTTACCTCGGTCCGACCCAGCACAAGAAGCTGGCGAGTTATCCGAAGACCCATCCGGCGAAGGGGCCGCTGCGTCTGCAATGGCATAACGATCCCATCGAGTTCCGCAACATCTGGGTCCGGGAATTGGGCGAGCGGGACGCCGGAGCGGAGTAA